In the Streptomyces sp. WMMC940 genome, CCTGCGGTACCCGAAGTCATACGGCGTCAGGCGTCAGGCGTCAGGCGAGCGTGGCGATGATCTTCCGGACCCGGTTGACCACGCTGTCCGGCAGGGGCGCGGATCCCCCGCCACGGGGTCCGGGCGTTCCGGCCCGCTCCCCGCCGGGGCCTCGCCCCGGGAACCGGCGCTCGCCGTCCGGGGAACGGCGGCTGCGCGCTCCCCGGCCTCACCCCCCTCCCGAGCCGCCGGGTCCGCGTACGGGTGCCCGTCGTGCGCGGGCGGTACGCCCGGCCGCGGGCCGGGCACGGATTGCTCCATGCCCATGCTCGTCGGAACCTCCGGGTGGCAGTACAAGGACTGGCGCGGCGGCCTCTACCCGCCCGGGGTGCCGCAGCGGCTCTGGCTGGAGGAGTACTCCCGCCGGTTCGCCACGGTGGAGAACAACAACGCCTTCTACCGTCTCCCGGCCCGGGAGGTCTTCGCCTCCTGGCGGGAACGCACGCCCGGGGACTTCGTCATGGCGGTGAAGGCGAGCCGCTATCTGACGCATCTGAAGCGGCTGCACGACCCCGGCGAGCCGGTGGCGCGGCTGATGGACCGGGCCGAGGCGCTCGGCGGCCGGCTGGGACCGGTCCTGCTGCAACTGCCGCCGAACTTCCGTGAGGACACCGCGGCGCTGGACGCCTGTCTGCGCTGCTTCCCCCGTCGCGTCCGGGTCGCCGTCGAGCTGCGCCATCGCTCGTGGTGGGACGCCGAGCGGGAACTCCGGAAGGTACTGGAGCGGCACGGGAGCGCGCTGTGCTGGGCGGACCGGGGGTCCCGCCCCGTCACCCCGCTCTGGCGCACGGCCGACTGGGGCTATCTCCGGCTCCACGGCGGGCTCGCCCAGCCCCCGCCGCGCTACGGCCGCCAGGCGACGACGGCCTGGGTGCGGCGTCTGGCCGGCTGCTGGCCCGACGAGGACGACGTGTACGTGTACTTCAACAACGACACGGGAGGCGCTGCCGTCGTGGACGCCGCGCGGTTCGCCCGGTCCGCCGCGGCGTCGGGCCGGACCGTGACCCGTACGCCCGACGTCACGGGCTGACCCCCGACCGTCCCGCACCAGCCGGATCCTTCCCGAACGTCCGCTGTACAGTGCGAAGGTCGTGCCACTTCGATGACGCGACGACTTCGACGAGTGGGGGGCCTCTCATGGCGCTGTTCGGAAACGCGCACACGGTCGATCCGGCCAAGGCGCAGCAGGACTACGCGCGGCTGCTGGGGCAGGGGGAGCAGGTGCACGCCGCGTTCCTGCTGATCCGCGACACCATCCTGTTCACCGACCGCCGGCTGCTGCTGGTCGACAAGCAGGGCATCACCGGCAAGAAGGTGGAGTACCACTCCGTCCCCTACCGCAGCATCACGCACTTCGCGGTGGAGACGGCCGGCACGTTCGACCTGGACGCCGAGCTGAAGATCTGGATATCGGGGAGCGCCGCGCCGATCCAGAAGACGTTCACCAAGGGCGTCGACATCTACGAGGTTCAGGCGATCCTCACGCAGTTCGTCGCCCGGTAGGCCGGGCCACCTGGGCGCCCCGGCCGGTCCTGATGCCGTTGGTCGATTCGGGGCCTTCGCCCCGCCGCAAGCGGCGGGGCGAAGTGCTGCGAAGTGGCTGGTGCGGGCGGCCGTTCCGTCAGCGGTCGACACGCTCCATGACGGTGCCGAGGTCCACGAACTTGAAGCCGGTGGCCTCGCGGTCGCCGTCGCCCGGGGTGTCGCGCCCGTCCTGCACGACGAGCAGGCCCTCGGGGTACCTGGCGCCGAGCGGCGCGTTCAGCACGGCCGCGCCGTCGCACTCCTCGGAGCCGTCGAGGGCGGAGGAGGCCGCGGTGACGCGGAAGCCGCCCTCGTACTCGTTGCGGTCGCGCACCTCACGGTCGTACAGGGCGAAGGTGTCGTCGCCCTGGCTCGACGCCAGGACGTATCCGTCGCCGTCCGGCTCGGTGAGCAGGGTCAGCCCCTCGACGTCGGCGGACAGGTGCTCGCCGCCGAAGCCGGGGTCCGCGCCCGCGACGCACTCCTCGGTCCCCTCGTCGTAGGCGGCGGGGACGCCGAACTCCCGGACCTTGTCGACGAGCCGGGGCGTGCCGGTGAGATCGGCCCGGACGCGCCAGATGCCGACGTCCTCCTGGCCCGCGTAGAGCATCCCGTTCGCCGGGTCGACGACCATGCCCTCGACCTGAGGCGCGTCCCCGGGCTCACCGCACGGCGTCCAGGCGGTGCCGTCGGGCAGCCGGAAGGAGGACGGCAGTTCCAGGGTGCGCACCGTGCGGTAGGTGACCGTCCCCGAGGAGGTCGGGCGCAGCTCCAGCAGCGCGACCTCGGTGCTCGCACGCCGGCTGACCAGGGCGTACGAGCGGCCGGCCCGGTCGGTCCAGGTGGCGAGGCCGTAGGCGGTCCGCTGGCCGTTGATCTCGTCCTGGTTCCGGGAGAAGACCGGCGGCGCGGCGGGGTCGGTGACGTCGGCGAGTGGGCCGCCGGGGCGTGCCCGGTCGATGCGGTGGATGCGCAGCCGGTCGTGGCCCCGGTCGGTGGTCACGGCGAGGTCGGCGCGTCCGGACGGCAGCCGCATCCCGTGCACGAGGTCCACGTTGTTGAAGCGCCCG is a window encoding:
- a CDS encoding DUF72 domain-containing protein, translating into MPMLVGTSGWQYKDWRGGLYPPGVPQRLWLEEYSRRFATVENNNAFYRLPAREVFASWRERTPGDFVMAVKASRYLTHLKRLHDPGEPVARLMDRAEALGGRLGPVLLQLPPNFREDTAALDACLRCFPRRVRVAVELRHRSWWDAERELRKVLERHGSALCWADRGSRPVTPLWRTADWGYLRLHGGLAQPPPRYGRQATTAWVRRLAGCWPDEDDVYVYFNNDTGGAAVVDAARFARSAAASGRTVTRTPDVTG
- a CDS encoding PH domain-containing protein, which encodes MALFGNAHTVDPAKAQQDYARLLGQGEQVHAAFLLIRDTILFTDRRLLLVDKQGITGKKVEYHSVPYRSITHFAVETAGTFDLDAELKIWISGSAAPIQKTFTKGVDIYEVQAILTQFVAR
- a CDS encoding phytase — protein: MNGSLPFCPFRSFRTATAVLGLVLVASAALPAAAASPDPAGPTASALPAVTPAAEAPTLYDDEAGGNANADDPAIWRNTVDPGRSLVMATAKEGGLRVYDLDARPVQSIAAPGPARPGDAPGRFNNVDLVHGMRLPSGRADLAVTTDRGHDRLRIHRIDRARPGGPLADVTDPAAPPVFSRNQDEINGQRTAYGLATWTDRAGRSYALVSRRASTEVALLELRPTSSGTVTYRTVRTLELPSSFRLPDGTAWTPCGEPGDAPQVEGMVVDPANGMLYAGQEDVGIWRVRADLTGTPRLVDKVREFGVPAAYDEGTEECVAGADPGFGGEHLSADVEGLTLLTEPDGDGYVLASSQGDDTFALYDREVRDRNEYEGGFRVTAASSALDGSEECDGAAVLNAPLGARYPEGLLVVQDGRDTPGDGDREATGFKFVDLGTVMERVDR